The Oreochromis niloticus isolate F11D_XX linkage group LG4, O_niloticus_UMD_NMBU, whole genome shotgun sequence DNA segment TGGCTCTCCCGCCGCCTCTCCTTCTTCCTCTCCAGCCGCACCTTCCAACAGATGGCACTGGACGCTAAAAGCAAGAGTCCTGCAGAGAGGAGCACCAGGCCAAAATAGGAGATGGTGGAGCCGTGCGAATTAAAGCTGTAAGCGACCGCAGTGACCACGATGCCTGCAATGAGCACTACCACGCCAAACGGGATCGTGCAGCGATAGCAGGAGAGCTCTGCCCCGCCGGTGGCTGCGGTCAGCTGCACTTCATTAACTAGGGGGATGTTTAGGGCTGTCATGGCGACAGCAGGGCGCTCGGCGTTGTTGGCCTTCTCTGGTGTCACTGGTGTTCTCATGGCCTCCTTGCTAGCGTCTTCTGGCATTTCAGGATCCAGCAGTCTTCTGTTAACAGACCACAGATGGTTCCTCGTTATTGATCTTTTCCCTGTGATCAGGATCTCCCAGTCTGTGGAGAAAGAAGCAGTGAAAGTGCTCAAACGTGTTGCTCAACACTGTAAACAGCAAAAGAAACTCTGGCAGATGCTTTTTATTATAATTCAACACATTTCacaacccccaccccccccctcCTGACCACATGCTGCTTTAATAAACCCATGTAACCTCTTTGCACAATCCCAGCCGCCTCCTCCTGACCcagtcagaggagaatgacgCCGGACCACTCGGCCCAGCACGAGCTGAGACATTCCCTGGAGAGCGCAGGATATGACATTACAAACTGCTCCGTGAAATGCAAGGAGCTTCGAAATCACAAACATCTTCACAAGCCCTCacccccctccacacacacgcCGGCTGCATGGAAAGCTGAGTCACAGTAAGTGGGTAGAAAAGACTTGCTTGGACTTTATCAGTCCAGATgtttgaaactgaaattatttaaTCAAGTTTCTAAACATGAGCAGAATTTCCTCACCCACGGGTCAGTGCTACACCTACAGCCAGGGTTGTGTCTTCTGCATCCAATACTTTGAGGCCCACTATTTCAAAATAATATAGAAGCAGCACCATTTTACCACCAGAACTACTTCCCAACAGGGTGGAGACCCTTTGGCTTAACTGTGTAAtgacactgaaaaacacaaGATAATAAAATCTCATCACCGTCCCTGTTTTCCTCCAGGAAAACAACTTTATCAAAATGAAGAAAGCCATTTAATGTCCAGCATTAAATTTAGACGCTGCGTTTGGTATCTGCTGGTATCTGGTGTCTCACACTGTATGGATTTTAGTATCTAAAAGTCCTTAGAGCGGGGTCACTGCATAAATGAAGAAGAAACTTCTGTGTACATCAGCGCACATGTCAAAATCTTTACTGTCCACaaacagtgaaacaaaacaagcagaaaagagAGCACAGATCTGTGGATTTCTGTTACTTCAAGTCAAGAAACGTATTTTTCCCCCCAAACAGAAgcttttaatatttgttttatataatagataaataaatttgaataaCTGTAAATGATTTGCTCATGGTAGAAGCAGTGTAACTGTAACCAGTATGTCCCCCCGCTCTTATTTATTaatcttttttaatatttttgtaattAAATATTCGTCTTctcttaaaagtaaaaaaaaaaattagaggaCATAAATCATATAAATGtcaaaccctaaccctttaaGTTCAGCATTACACAAAGTTCCTGTAAATTGACTAAACTATTATTCATACACAGCTGCAATGATAATGACCAGCATCGGGACAGACTGAAGAAATTAAGTGTAGTTTGTGGCTCTGGACCATTTAAAGAAGGGGGGATACTGGAGGGGGGAAAGCTGCAAGCTGTGAAGCCACAGGACTTtcaaacaacaagaaaatgtgAAGAGTGGGGAACTCTCCAAACTAACTCTTGCAGGCTTTCTTTGTGGTAAACATGAAAGTTTGTTTATTGGGGTAACAAAAAATGAGGATTTATAAAGTTAAAGGTAAATCTATAAAATTTTAGCAAATAACCAACACCTCCAGTTCAGCTACAGCAACAAGCAGCAACGACACAGAGCCTGGCTTCAGCTGGTAACGatatatgtttttaatgtgtAGTAAATTTAGTGCAGATCGCCTGTTTTAGGTGggaaataaagaagaaagcttCGTTACCTCAGAGCCGTTTTCCATGTGGTAAAGTTTGCAAAGTGTCCCTCTGCTGCAGTGAGACTTGTCTATGAGCTGATGAATTATTTAACCAGACTAATCTAATTAAAAGTGGATGTTGTTTGTTCTCGCTCAGTGTTGAAGCTCACAGCGGACTCTCCGGGCTGGAATCTGACTCCCATTCATGAGAACTGCCGCACCGTAGAGTCCTCAGGTTAGCAGCTGCCAGCAGCACTACCATCCTCATTCTAGCGGGACTGTTTCATGCGCCTCTGACTGCAGAGCGAAGCTGGAAACCATCGGGGAAAACTGGTGAATCCGGCGCtgtgtttcaaaataaaacgcgTTGACGTTGATTGCCTGCCTTTATTTTGAAGTCCGAaggtttgctttgtttgttttgttacgcCTTTAGTTTATCAGCTGATAAAGGGCATACTGTGTAAACGATGTAAATGAATGAAAGAGAAATAATGGCATATCACTCCATAATCTTTTATCATTATGACTGTTCACTGATAACATCAGgttgggctgtatgtggcctgCGGAGTAAACGTTCTAACACCCTGCAATAAACAGTACCTCACTTCTTTATAGCTTTATATACTGAGCTTTTCACTCCACAATATTTATCCAACAGTTGTTGCAGTTTTCTTCAGCCATCCATTTTCTACCTCTTTGCTTCGTACCTGGGTCCAggcctttcttcttcttatccAATCTAGCCCtttagccttttttttcttaaacagaCTCATactaatttttatatattagccaatttaagaaaaaaaaaaatccttattaTGGCAAATGATTAGTGTTTGTCCTGAAACTAGTATCAAACTGTCAGAATCTgggcctggttctgccggaggtttcttcctgttaaaagggagtttttccttcccactgtcacaaaGTGCTTATAGGGGATTGTTTGATTCTtgagattttctctgtattatcgTGGGGTCTCTAGCATaaatatgaagcaccttgagacTGTTGCTATGATTTAtgaattaaactgaaactgaaaaattaaataaaatcccTATGAAATCTATATTAGCTAGTTTTATtatgtaattacattttactgtggtGGCTGATTAACATTACTAGAAAATTCATAATAtatacatttcttttaaattgcTATCATTCACGTTCATTTGGCAGCTTAATTAAATATAATTCTGAATACAAGTGTGGAGAGGTCAAATCTGTACAGAAGCGTGATGTCCAAACATCCTGTACGTCCTATCTCAGAAATGCAGCTCTTTGCGCTgcgtgttttattttgaaggccgGGAGCGGAAGTATTGTGCTTGGCTGCGGGCTGGCCGGTGTGCCACAGTGAGAGTCCATCATGTCGCTGCGGTTTACGGATGAGGAGTTCCAGAGTGCGTGGAAGGAGCTGGACGAGCCGCAGCTGGGGGGAGGATGGGAGCTGTTCGTGGAGACGATGGGAGTGAAAATCTACCGGCTCTATGACAAGGTAGGAAATCTCCAGTTAaactgctgcttctgctgcagGAAAAGCGACCGTGGCTGACTCGGTGAGCCAGTTTGAATGAATGTGGTGACCGCTGCAGAGCCTGAACTGTCTCTGTTTTATGTTTCCACCTTTTCTCTGTCAAAACGTTCAGCTGTTGTCAAGTTGAGTATAAGTTTAGTTTAATTTATTAGCAGCAAAGATAAACAGCAGCGGCTAGCATGGGGAAGAAGCCGGAAGCTGAGCGGGAGTATGTTTTTCTCCACTCAGAAACTTGCTGTACTAGTCCAACCAAACTCCACTCGGATAGACGTCGATTTATAGTTGCCTTGCCTCGGGGCGTAAACAGACACCCTGAATAACCTCATTTAAGACATTGTTGCAACTACAATGATCCACCATTCAATTCGGCACATGCCTGACACATCTAGGTTGGGCTTTTTGGTATATTTAAATCAAGATTGTCAGTGGAAGCCTAATGTAAATAACAAtgaattaaagtttaaaatctCACTTGTAGAAAATGTTTCTTCGAGGTTATGTGTGAATTGTCACATCTGTTTACTTTAAAACATGCGGAGTGATATAAGTGAAATGATTCTTTGGacaatttttctttaaaaacaaactttcaCAGAAAAAATGTAAGCTTTTAAAACCATCTtaaatctaaaataaatcaCTTCAGCCTCATTCATATTTGCACACGTTATAGAGAATGGAATTTGGTATGACTTTTACTCTTGGAAGACATAAATGTACCTAATCTATTTCTGATTCTAAGTACTGCTTTAGTTTTCTTgcataaaacactgaaaatccagtgttaaaaggaaaaaaaccaaacatttgaATCTTGGCCAACACACTTCCTCGCTGGGCGTGAGAAATGTAGACTGGCACTAATCAGAGTGGTGTGGTCAGGGTTTAGTTGCATAGTGTGGGTGTGGCATCATGTGGCCTGCAGTTGGAAGAGAGAACTTTCATGTGCTGTTTGCAGGAAACTGGACTTTATGAGTACAAAGTCTATGGTGTGCTCACCACCTGCACTCCAGAGCTGTGTGCAGATGTCTACATGGACTTGACGTATCGAAAAGATTGGGATGGATATgtgaaaggtaaaaaaaacagaaacagcccAGGAAGGCAGGGTTCGCACCATTTACTGTCTTTCCTTCATCTCTGTGTCTTCTCAGATCTTTTAGTCTTCATTAATGCTTTAAAATAACAGTTTCACTTTTCTTTCATCCCTGTTTTCATGCACATCTACAGTACCCAGCAGGTAACATGGTGTAGCTGTAGTCTTTTAGCTGAAAGCTGCTCATTTCAGTagcattttctgtgttttctgtggtgATAGCTTCTCAGTGTCTCTCCTTAAAAATATCCAGATATCAGAGGGGCCTACATTACCCATAATGCCACTTTACAACCAACTGGCAACTAGTTTCCTGATTTTGGATGTGTTAATGTAAACCAAGATTacataagagtaaaagaagtGGGGAATAAACTAAAGATAATGATCAGTCAGCAGGAAAACTTTAAAGGTAAATCTGTAGTATATTAGCTGTAGTGTCTTAAACAGATGCAAATTGTTCTAGTATAGTGAAAAATATTAAAGTGAAGGAAAGAATAAAACCCAACGATTTTCTTTATTGTCCTTTGATTGAATGTAAAGCGCTCTTTCTCTTCCATGCAGTCTGTCTTGTGCGGTATGCAAACCACAACTTGTACAAATACAACCTGCTAGTGTTGCAAGTAGTTttctgtaaagatgaagtgGTTATTGCAGTATTTCAAGTGTAAATATTCATTTCCTTGGCCATTTTTTCCTCATAAGACATTAAAATGTAATGTACAGTATAGTTGGGGGGGGGAGTTGTTCTTCTCTTTTCCAAGTATATCATGTATTCCAGCTGATATTTATGTGCTTCTGTAGCTCATTGAATGATTGTGTCATTTTTCTTATTCAGAGCTATATGAGAAGGACTTTGATGGACAGTCAGCCATCTACTGGGAAGTGAAATACCCGTTCCCGCTGTCAAACAGAGACGTATCCTTCTGATCTGCACTAATACGTTCGGTTCTCATAGATTTGGAAAAGGCTGTGAATGCTTTTCTCAGCGTGTCATGTTCCCTAACAGCTTAAACCTAAGTATGTTTATGTGAGGGAGCGGAAAGACCTGGATGTGGACGGCAGGAAGATCTGGGTGATCCTTGCCAAAAGCTCCCCGGAGACGCCGTGTCCAGAAAAGAGCGGCGTGCTGCGGGTCAAAGACTACAAGCAGAGCGTTTCCCTGGAGAGTGACGGAGCTGGTGGAACTAAACGTAACATAATaatataactttaaaaaattgcaaTTATATAATTATGTTCATGtaaatgaatgtgtttttttaaagaaacaaagattcCAGGTTTATGTGAATACATTTGcagtttaaattaaacaaatagcTCATCATTTGAACCGTTCACTGAAACGGAATAACATATGCTCATAGATTCGTCGGTGGCTAAAGAATGCTCTGCTTTATCATCTGTTTTACTGTAAATAGGACCATAATTTACTAGATGAACATAATAAGTTATtaaataaatctttaaatgAGTGATTGAATTTACAAACGCGTCTGAAAAGTGTGTACTGAAGTTACAAATCAACTGAGAAGTAGGCTCATTTTCTCATAGATTTCTATGTAATTATTCCCTTTTTGAACAAGGacagtcgccccctgctggccactagaaagaatgcaggttttaaAACGTGCTGCAttagcttcacttttcagaatGGAAGGCTTGGTGCAGAAATTGTATAAAGATTGAACCGCCTGCTTGTGTTTCAGTTTTCATGAATTACTTTGACAATCCTGGCGGAAATATTCCCACCTGGCTGGTGAACTGGGCAGCGAAGGTGAGTCTATTGTGCCGGCTTACTGCAGTGCatggaaacaaacacatttagaaCTTTGCATGAAAAACTCTAAACTAGATGATTGCCCATTAAACCTGAAGAGCACTGAACAGTTACAGATGGGTGAACTGCAAAACATAATCCTCACTGGGGTAAATCTACATCTTTTATAAGAGGCTGGCACATGAATGTAAGACTACATCCTCAACAGAAACGTCTTCCTCTTCTGTGCTCTGTGTGGTTAACATACACCAAAACATCTGTGCATCACTCTTCATCATTTGAAACGCGTTCTGATTTATTAGCTCTTGTTTAAAGGAGCGTTCAAAGTCTTGAAGTGTTTAAGGCGTCAGTTTGCACCAGCGCCTCACAACCCCTGAAATGCACACGTGTTCATAGTTGACCCGCTTAAACGGATCTGTGATGAGAGCGTTAAAGAGTTCACTCGCAGGCCCGCGAGAGATCCGTCCCTCTGCCTGCCTTCATGCTTTCCCATCGTTATGGTTCGCAGATGTGTTGCGGGCTGACGTCAATGCTTGCCACTCCTAGGTGGGTCTTCTTGGCACATGTGTGAATGACGCTCGCTGATAGAGatgctctttgtgtgtgttttttcaaaaCAGAAAGGGGTTCCAGGTTTCTTAACGGACATGCAGAAGGCCTGCAGTAACTACAAAAACTACTGCCAGAAGAAATGAGGGCAGCTGACGGGAAAGTGGCTTCTGGTCAAGAGCTTTGgttgatttttctttctgtctctttagTTCTGggaagcatttttaaaattgtataaTTACACTGAAATTGCGTTTACGGGATGAATGTGGCTTTGTGTGGGCTGCTACTTGTTTTTTCTAGCATGCTGTTGACTCAGGCATGACGTGCATGGCCGGCCACTCTGATTAAATAACTGCAGGGAATCAATTCAAGTCCTTTGTGCTGTATTGATTAAtactgtgttgttttgtttgtgcaaTCTATGTAAATTCCAATCAGGATTAATGGGATGCCAtgggatatttttttaaattaaatgtttataCAGAAGTTATAGATTATTCCTTTTGGGCCTGTGTAGTGAAATCTTGTATAAAGTCATTTACTGTAAATGTGACAGATGGATTATGTATGTAGATTTACTGAAGGTTTGAAAAGACTGGAATCTGTTCATTTTCGACTGCATGTAGTTTAGATAATCTCTTTTTGTTTCCGatgaagtgaaaatgaaagtacCTTTTAAAGGTTTCGGGAGTTTTAGTCAAAGATACAATATAATCTCAGATATTGTATAAATTCAGGCTATGTTTCCTGTTGATACAGGTGAATGTGGTTTTATCTGGTCATAAAAAGCCTATTACTGTGTAATATTGCTTTTATTGATATAAttaaactttaattttaaactaTAGCTGAAATTGTTGAGTTTTTCCACACACACTGACCtgtacacttgtgtttgttaaATGAACAAAAATCCTGTGCTTTTGTTAAAAATGGTACTTTCAAATTTCTTAAAGGTAAAATTCAGTGTACCAtaattttaattcagtttcaattcagttttatttatattgtgtcaaatcacaataacagtcacctcaaggtgctttacagtGTCTCAAACTCGCGGCCCACGTGACCGTTACTATATAATGTAATTTGACTGgaagtttcttttttgttagtgaggatttgtttgttgttgagtgcaGTGTTAAGTTCTAAGAATGAGTTAaaatgaaggcaacatgagCAGAGAGCAGAGTCATGCTGAGGGACTGGCTGTGTTAGCTCAGTGAGAGAGTCAAACGCTGATGTGTACACTTATGTCTgcgtttttattttaaatatgaacaaaataatAGCAGCAGTGCTGCCACGTGTGTGTCCAGAAAGAGAGGAccaatgtgtttatttggtagttcaatgaaaaaataattgCCCTcacgtttgcagttttgtcttgttataaaatatttgaaatttaaaaaaccaacaaacaaaacacgaCATTTGCAGAAATATTTGtcggtgttttcttgtttggttttttttggacTAGTTGAACACTAAAGTGTccctccaatgagatgacaGTGCTAGCAGTGGCCCTCAGCTCATTTAACTTTGTAAGATAaaactctacaataatacagagaaaacccaaacaatcagaTGATTCCCTATGAACACGTGCTcagacagtggaaaggaaaaactcccttttaacaggaagaaacaggaGGCCAAAGGAAGGACGGTCATCTGCCGGGATCCTCCCCGTGGGGAGAGCCAGAGTCTGTTCCTGCATGAATATGTGAGGACGCAGAACCTTCCACGGCTAATGACGCACTTGATACTTTAAACATTTTACAGGCGGCGCATTCACTGATCATTCATATCAACAGTGCCACAGTATTTACCTGAGGCATTTAAAAACCATTTATGTCTGCAGACTAAACCACAGCAGTGGTGTGTAACGAAAAACAGCGATGTTCTGTCAAATGTGAGTGCTTGAAGACTTTCACCGTGTTATGCTCAAAGCACACAGCCAGCAAATATGCACCGACTCTTCATTTCACTAAGATTAAGGCTGTGCGCTTTAATCCACGTCTAGATTaattgtcatttatttatttaatttaatcgTGTGGTTATAAACAGTTGGGACTGAATGCACTAGGAAGGTCAAAACTAAAAATATCAACCAACAACATACATTTTCCCCTAAAAATGAACTTCACAATAACAGCTACCGTTATTATCACACGCATGCGCACAGGTTTCCTGACCAGATGGAGGCCCTGCTGCTGATtgtgaataaaaaaaggaaaagtaggCTATATCCGGTTCACCAGCGGCACTTTCATCAATTAATTGATGATGTAAAGTAATTAAATGCCTCATAACTGGATTGAATATGAATTTATTTTATGTCTCAGAAGCGTGCTAGCTgttccttaaaaaaataaaataaatcttgtCCAGTTAGCAGATCCGACTCTTCACTGCGAAGCCTCCGAGTGTGCCATCTCAGCAGCCCCTGGTGagtttttttctccccttttctGTATTTAACAACAGTTACAGAAGTAAAACTTAAACAGGAAACTACACTGTGTGTCAGAGCCTAATAGGACGGCTAATACAGCTAACAGAAAGGTGTTTAAAAACAGCTGGGTTTTAGCTTTAGTCCGTCCCTAATTTAAGATGTCTAACAAGTGTGTGCTGCTAACAGACTGACTCTCTAATACGACTTAATATGTAAAGTGTATATGTAGCTTAGCTTGAAGTGAGTTTAGGTGTcaaacagaagttttacaacaacaaaaaaacaaaaaacccaaaacaccgTTTAAAGGAAACATTTAGCCTTTAACGCTGGTTTGAATCAAGAAAATAACATCAAAACTGCATAAACGCAACTATCGAATCCAAATACAGCAacatgttttattcttttttataaaCTGTAATGCACATGCATGTAATGATACAGCAGATATGAGCTGAACAGGCTTCAGAGCTTAGAAACACGTTGGTGATTGTGGTCAAAGTTTAAACCAGATGTTTCtggtataaaaataaattaacaaaacattttgtttctgttctggGAATTATGCTAACTGTACTGTGATAGGAAATGTGAGCAGAGCTATGGCTTTTCTCGTTTCTCATCCTGTGAGGAAGTTTTCTCCACAACAAGTGGATCCTGGAAGGAGACGCTCGGGTCCTTACAAGGTTTGTGTCTGACTGTCGTTTAAGTGGCTGCTCCAGCTGTTTGATAAGCCAGAAATGCTTTGATGAGTGTGAAACATTAACCAGGCCACAGCTGACTGTATAATGTAGAAATATTAGCGGCCCATTCCTACAAACGTGCACAGAAGCCTCTGAACCTGTCAGGCTGTCCATTGGGATCTTTGGAGGTGTCCGGCGGTGTCTAGTAGAGGGACGCTTGGAGTTTTGTGAGTCTTGGGGTCGGGCCTCCCTAGATTGCTTGTCACAGATAGCACAGTGGTGTGTGGAGTGacaggaaatttaaaaaaacaaacaaacaaaaggtaTCTGTCTCGTGTCTTGAGCTGGAACAGGCATGTCAGCAGCTCCATGCTCCGGTGTGTCATCTGTCATCTGAAGATGATTAATAGTAGCACGGTGCCAAGCAAGCCGAAGAGACTCTTGGAAGCCAAACGTGCTTTGTGAGACAGTCTTGGCCTGCTTTAAATGAATAAACCAGAGGAAGCAAGAGTTTGTCTGATGGTGTGTGTGATAAGGCGGTGGAGTcgatatgtgtgcctgtggagACAACATGTCAGCTGTCTGTCATTTACGTGGGACCTTTGGGGGTGTTTGGAGGTACACGGTGGGATGCTGGCAGTGGAGTTTGTGGATTTTAATTTTGTTGACCTGTGGCCTCAATTGATATTGCTTGATCCTGAGAAACTGGCAGATACGCTTCAGATGGTGTGCTGTGTCCAGGTGTGTTAATTTTGTGACAGCCATGCATTATtgcttcattatttatttatttatctgcataacaaaattttaatttaatgtatcaAAAACAATTATTCGAGAGCTATGAACTGAAGTCAGCACCAGTGCTGCTGAACGACTAGCGAAAGACAACTGAgacgagaaataaaaaaataaacagaacttGCAGTGACAGAACTGGAAAGGTCTCCGTCTTCAGGTTTCAGCTGGACCAGGGATGTCAACAGCTCTAAGCTCTAGTGCGTCATCTGTCATCCTAAGTTGGCTATTGCTAGCATGGTGCCAAGCAAGCTGAAGAGACACTTGGAATCCAAACATCGCTTCTGAGAAAGTCTTGGCCTGCTTTAAATGAATAACCAAAGGCAACATTGTGTCTGATAAGCCGGGGGAGGCAAGCTAACACTTCATGATGCCTCATGTTTTGGGGTAGACGTGTGCTTTAAAATGTCGGCTTGCCCTCTGCTGTGCACTGAGCCACATCCGAGTCCATTAGAGACTTTTGGGCTCTTTGACATGCTCCACCTGCTGATGCTGGGCAGTTATTGTGGAATGTCAGTGTGCTCACCTGCTACAAGAGGCTGTGAGGGGCCACTGCTGCCATCAGGGATGTGCATATCTGCGGGTGGGGGATAAGACCTGGAGTTTCCCACAGCACAGCTTGTAACAGGGTGATAATGATATTCATGTCACCTGTTAGTATTTTTATTGTCGCAGCCGTATGTGCGTGTTTAAACTTCTCATTGTAAAACTCTGAGCAGTAATCTGCTGCTGTAACAACACCCACTCTTCTTAAGAGGCTTACTGTACCACAGGATTTTGGGACTGGTGCCTAAACCAGAAAAACAGGCTCGTAGTAAAAGTGCTGACAGAGTTTGGACTACATTGATAAAAgaccattttaaaaatgtttattcttAAATATCAGAACACTTTGTCAAACCCTTTCTCTTATTAGCTGTATTGTTGTTACTATGACTAACAAATAATTACAGATGTTGTTTTACACATCTGACCGTCTGTGCTTCACATGG contains these protein-coding regions:
- the tmem100a gene encoding transmembrane protein 100: MPEDASKEAMRTPVTPEKANNAERPAVAMTALNIPLVNEVQLTAATGGAELSCYRCTIPFGVVVLIAGIVVTAVAYSFNSHGSTISYFGLVLLSAGLLLLASSAICWKVRLERKKERRRESQTALVANQRSIFT
- the pctp gene encoding phosphatidylcholine transfer protein — its product is MSLRFTDEEFQSAWKELDEPQLGGGWELFVETMGVKIYRLYDKETGLYEYKVYGVLTTCTPELCADVYMDLTYRKDWDGYVKELYEKDFDGQSAIYWEVKYPFPLSNRDYVYVRERKDLDVDGRKIWVILAKSSPETPCPEKSGVLRVKDYKQSVSLESDGAGGTKLFMNYFDNPGGNIPTWLVNWAAKKGVPGFLTDMQKACSNYKNYCQKK